In Propionispora vibrioides, a single genomic region encodes these proteins:
- a CDS encoding DNA primase family protein: MSSKSFLSKHLTTTRAKSLLASNMTDLLCKTSQTTNDYVTVPTESLPNNDIQPFSTPKQEASTANEAPKLNLSTSISTPTFKKSPSTPYQIAKLLVSEGNIFGVSDNNLYYYDRNFNYYKLLLGETAEINIRKAIPENLRTDVNTYKIMEIIKCLKSYTGELSTAIHPNSPSLEGYINFRNGILDLSNKSRLDSHPRFHFTNYIDCNYPFYEEVQGYTFNRFLFNLSNNDSEILHLLQEVLGLMISEIRSLKKSFFFFGPPHTGKSLLLNVMRKIVGEEFCSNLSIHDLNDRFRLGAIYGKKLNICAEISEESLKNLSQIKILTGNDSSVAELKYQNAFSFQNRALLVFAGNNLPNLKAPDITNAFFDRIIIIPFLNSVPQNQQDYHLETKLLLEKEYIVEFAVNGLQRLIKNRNALSDCTLSTRLKTLYIKEQNSFHAFIADCCEITPNSFTMTNEIECAYINYCQSNRLQSISSQDWHKLLKGHYNLDSQRKRLLDENKRGYIGIRIKTPE; encoded by the coding sequence TTGAGCTCTAAAAGTTTTCTTTCCAAACATTTGACCACCACAAGAGCCAAGTCTTTATTAGCTAGCAACATGACTGATCTACTATGCAAGACTTCACAAACTACAAATGATTATGTTACCGTTCCAACAGAGTCTCTCCCTAATAATGATATTCAGCCTTTTTCTACTCCAAAGCAAGAAGCTTCTACCGCAAACGAGGCTCCAAAGCTAAATCTCTCAACTTCCATATCAACCCCTACTTTTAAAAAATCGCCCTCTACTCCATATCAAATTGCCAAGTTACTTGTTAGTGAAGGTAACATTTTTGGTGTTTCTGATAATAATTTATATTATTACGATAGAAATTTTAATTACTATAAATTATTGCTTGGAGAAACAGCTGAAATTAATATCAGAAAAGCAATTCCTGAAAATCTTAGAACCGACGTAAACACTTACAAAATTATGGAAATCATCAAATGCCTCAAGTCTTATACTGGCGAGTTATCAACAGCCATACACCCCAACAGTCCTTCACTAGAAGGATATATCAACTTCAGAAACGGGATATTGGATCTTTCAAACAAATCACGGCTAGATTCTCACCCGAGATTTCATTTTACAAACTATATAGATTGCAACTATCCTTTTTATGAAGAAGTTCAAGGATACACATTCAATAGATTTTTATTCAACCTAAGCAACAACGACTCGGAAATCTTGCACCTGTTACAAGAAGTACTTGGTCTTATGATTTCCGAGATTAGAAGTCTTAAAAAATCTTTTTTCTTTTTCGGACCACCGCATACCGGAAAAAGTCTGCTATTAAATGTTATGAGAAAAATAGTCGGTGAAGAATTCTGCTCTAATCTTAGTATTCATGATCTAAATGACAGATTTAGACTAGGCGCTATTTACGGAAAAAAATTAAACATATGCGCAGAGATTAGCGAAGAAAGTCTGAAAAACTTGAGCCAAATAAAAATACTGACAGGAAACGATTCTTCTGTCGCCGAGCTCAAATATCAAAATGCCTTTTCTTTTCAAAATCGAGCTCTTTTAGTATTTGCTGGAAATAATTTACCAAACCTCAAAGCTCCTGATATAACAAACGCTTTTTTTGATCGAATTATAATTATTCCTTTCTTGAACAGTGTTCCTCAAAATCAGCAAGATTACCATTTAGAAACAAAATTGCTACTTGAAAAAGAATATATTGTAGAATTTGCCGTCAACGGACTTCAAAGATTAATCAAGAATAGAAATGCACTATCAGATTGTACTCTATCAACAAGGCTGAAAACTCTATACATCAAGGAACAAAATTCGTTTCACGCCTTCATTGCAGACTGCTGTGAAATTACGCCTAACAGTTTTACAATGACTAATGAAATAGAATGTGCCTATATTAATTATTGTCAATCTAATCGTTTGCAAAGTATTAGTTCTCAAGATTGGCACAAGCTGCTTAAAGGCCATTACAACTTAGACAGCCAAAGGAAACGTCTTTTAGATGAGAACAAACGCGGTTACATCGGAATTAGAATAAAAACTCCGGAATGA
- the tadA gene encoding tRNA adenosine(34) deaminase TadA codes for MDDNYYMGLALLEARQAYSLGEIPIGAVLVVGDEVVARAHNMREIWNDATAHAEVIAIREACQKLGRWRLTGATIYVTIEPCPMCAGALVMSRVDRLVYGSSDYKAGAVESIFNVVQHDALNHRLEVTAGVRAQECSALMKDFFRERRKK; via the coding sequence ATGGATGATAACTACTATATGGGACTGGCCTTGCTTGAGGCCCGCCAGGCGTACTCGCTGGGGGAGATTCCGATTGGCGCTGTGCTGGTGGTTGGCGATGAGGTGGTTGCCAGGGCGCACAATATGCGGGAAATCTGGAATGATGCCACCGCCCATGCGGAAGTTATCGCCATCCGGGAAGCCTGTCAGAAGCTTGGCAGGTGGCGTTTGACGGGAGCAACAATTTATGTTACTATAGAACCGTGTCCGATGTGCGCCGGAGCTCTGGTGATGAGCCGTGTTGACCGTCTGGTATACGGAAGTTCGGATTATAAGGCCGGAGCCGTTGAATCCATCTTTAATGTCGTACAGCATGATGCGCTAAATCACCGGCTGGAAGTAACGGCAGGTGTGCGGGCGCAGGAATGTTCCGCGCTGATGAAAGACTTCTTCCGGGAGCGCCGGAAGAAATAA
- a CDS encoding methyl-accepting chemotaxis protein translates to MKRITIRMQLIGIFSLAIALLVALVSGIMYQFEAATDNYKDMLSGTVERTINLQKSKSDFHAGLSGLRGFLGYNDETLAVTAMDEFGKSVKQVKEFAAAATAAGTKREGEKLATMLTSYVEEINAVISAKKRNDPSFTALLDSAKQKTAVIDSQFEVVSKAQDIVLHERVQEQNEHQAVVFKLVIGFSILGILLLVALIVWYSRSLARRLHNLGNEVKAVSMLDLSTQDQKAVRNDEIGDMANAVITMKTALREIVGKVRQDADVLAASSEELTAAVEEQLQNSEIISRTISEISTGSGQNTSSITEISAVVEEVTAGAEEMSASAAEVNRTTGNAVEDAKEGMHLIGKVVSQNETIEKAMQEITTVSGFLTEGSARIQEIITVIGSIAGQTNLLALNAAIEAARAGEAGKGFAVVAEEVRKLAEQSAEATRHIGEIIKKMTGDVSYSVNLVKRANEEVAAGKVAAADAAEGFTTIVSKLEAAQSGIAQIANAVEETAHGMQSIVANVQSVSAVAEETSAGTETVAGAATQQNFKLQGVSASAEDLAKMAVELNQIISKFKV, encoded by the coding sequence ATGAAACGGATCACAATAAGAATGCAGTTAATCGGAATATTTAGTCTGGCCATTGCACTGCTAGTCGCACTGGTAAGCGGTATTATGTATCAGTTTGAAGCCGCTACGGACAACTACAAAGACATGCTGTCCGGTACAGTGGAACGGACGATAAACTTGCAAAAATCGAAGTCGGATTTTCATGCCGGGCTGAGTGGCTTGCGGGGCTTTCTGGGCTATAACGACGAGACACTGGCCGTTACCGCAATGGATGAGTTTGGCAAGAGTGTAAAGCAGGTAAAAGAGTTTGCGGCGGCAGCTACTGCGGCAGGCACCAAACGGGAGGGTGAGAAGCTGGCGACTATGCTTACGTCCTATGTAGAAGAAATTAACGCAGTCATTAGCGCCAAAAAACGCAACGATCCTTCCTTTACGGCGCTACTGGATTCGGCCAAGCAAAAAACAGCGGTTATTGATTCCCAGTTTGAAGTGGTGTCCAAAGCGCAGGACATCGTGCTGCATGAGCGGGTTCAGGAACAGAATGAACATCAGGCTGTTGTATTTAAGCTGGTCATTGGGTTCAGTATACTTGGTATTCTTTTACTGGTAGCGCTGATCGTCTGGTATAGCCGGTCCCTTGCCAGGAGACTCCACAATCTGGGGAATGAAGTCAAAGCCGTAAGCATGCTGGACTTGAGTACGCAGGATCAGAAGGCTGTACGCAATGATGAGATCGGGGATATGGCCAATGCCGTTATTACCATGAAAACCGCCTTGCGGGAGATCGTCGGCAAGGTCAGACAAGATGCCGATGTTCTGGCGGCTTCCAGTGAGGAGTTGACGGCGGCGGTAGAAGAGCAACTGCAAAACTCAGAAATCATATCCCGTACAATCAGTGAGATTTCAACCGGGTCCGGCCAAAATACAAGCAGTATTACCGAGATATCCGCAGTCGTTGAGGAAGTAACTGCCGGAGCTGAAGAAATGAGTGCCAGCGCGGCAGAAGTGAACCGCACTACAGGCAACGCGGTAGAGGATGCCAAGGAAGGTATGCATTTGATCGGCAAAGTCGTGTCACAAAACGAGACGATTGAGAAGGCTATGCAGGAAATCACTACGGTATCCGGCTTTCTGACAGAGGGTTCGGCACGGATACAGGAGATTATCACCGTTATCGGCAGTATTGCCGGACAGACTAACTTGCTGGCTTTGAACGCAGCGATTGAAGCCGCCCGCGCCGGTGAGGCCGGCAAAGGCTTTGCGGTAGTGGCCGAAGAAGTTAGGAAACTGGCGGAACAGAGTGCAGAAGCAACGCGGCATATTGGGGAAATCATTAAAAAAATGACCGGTGATGTTTCCTATTCGGTTAATCTGGTAAAACGGGCCAATGAGGAAGTGGCGGCAGGCAAGGTTGCTGCAGCCGATGCGGCAGAGGGCTTTACGACCATTGTGAGCAAATTGGAGGCTGCCCAATCGGGCATAGCGCAGATTGCCAATGCTGTTGAGGAAACGGCGCATGGAATGCAATCCATTGTCGCTAATGTGCAGAGTGTCAGTGCGGTGGCCGAGGAAACCAGTGCCGGCACCGAGACGGTAGCCGGTGCCGCAACCCAACAAAACTTCAAGCTGCAAGGTGTTTCGGCAAGCGCCGAGGACTTGGCCAAAATGGCGGTTGAGTTGAATCAAATTATCAGTAAATTCAAAGTTTGA
- a CDS encoding helix-turn-helix domain-containing protein, giving the protein MEKATLTVSETAQYLGIGINTAYNLVNNKIIPCIKIGRQFRIPKSGLDEWLIYNSHQLK; this is encoded by the coding sequence ATGGAAAAAGCAACATTAACGGTTAGTGAGACGGCACAATATCTTGGAATAGGGATTAACACCGCCTATAATTTGGTAAACAATAAGATCATTCCTTGTATAAAAATAGGTCGGCAATTTCGCATCCCTAAATCAGGCTTAGATGAATGGCTTATTTATAATTCACATCAGTTAAAATGA
- a CDS encoding site-specific integrase: MNGSIKERIIKKGQDKHGKIRTNLKVYDVYYRYNDPITGKNNQTSKKGFRTKAEAEAYLLDVNTRQATSTFIPIKNLTVREYLQDWLKNYAETHLRQNTAAGYRSLVEKHILPIIGNIDLQKLNASHIDNLYALKLTSGRLDGKGGLAPKSVMYIHRVLHEALEHAAKKQIIFNNPVKRVTNTPKLRKYKGEIYSPEEIRSLLKAAKDTDWEVPISLAAICGMRRGEILGLRKTEINLDTGTIKISKQLIATNNGPMFESPKSEDSNRIINAPIEVLDMINLHITKQEKKMALLDTEYKNYSLLVCKADGNPIDPRIFSKNFSKFLSSNQFKHIRFHDLRHSCATLMLNSGVPLKVASQILGHSTIGITADLYTHVIDNMKKDAAIKVGSEIFGNNTTNSDNSTPK, encoded by the coding sequence ATGAACGGATCAATAAAAGAGCGAATAATAAAAAAGGGCCAGGACAAGCATGGAAAAATTAGAACAAACCTAAAGGTCTATGATGTTTACTACCGTTACAACGATCCTATTACAGGCAAAAATAATCAAACTTCAAAAAAAGGATTCCGCACTAAAGCTGAGGCCGAAGCTTATCTACTTGATGTTAATACGAGACAGGCTACCAGCACTTTTATTCCGATTAAGAATCTAACCGTCAGGGAATATCTACAGGATTGGCTCAAAAACTACGCTGAAACTCATTTGCGGCAAAATACCGCAGCCGGTTATCGTAGCCTGGTGGAAAAGCATATTCTGCCTATAATCGGCAATATCGACTTACAGAAGCTAAACGCCAGCCATATAGATAATTTGTATGCCTTAAAGCTAACTAGTGGCAGACTTGACGGTAAAGGTGGCTTAGCGCCCAAATCAGTCATGTATATTCACAGGGTTTTACATGAGGCGCTTGAACACGCAGCCAAGAAACAAATAATCTTTAATAATCCTGTTAAACGAGTTACCAATACACCTAAACTTAGAAAATACAAAGGAGAAATTTACTCCCCGGAAGAAATTCGGTCCTTGCTTAAGGCAGCCAAAGACACAGATTGGGAAGTGCCTATTTCCTTGGCAGCAATATGTGGAATGAGACGAGGAGAAATCTTAGGACTTAGGAAAACAGAAATCAATCTAGACACAGGAACAATCAAAATTTCCAAACAGCTAATTGCCACCAACAACGGACCTATGTTCGAAAGCCCCAAAAGCGAAGACAGCAACAGAATTATTAATGCTCCCATAGAAGTACTGGATATGATTAATCTTCATATTACTAAGCAAGAAAAAAAGATGGCGCTATTGGACACAGAATATAAAAATTATAGCTTACTTGTATGTAAAGCAGACGGCAATCCGATTGACCCTCGTATCTTTAGTAAAAATTTTTCTAAATTCTTATCGTCCAACCAATTTAAGCATATTCGTTTCCATGACCTGCGGCATTCCTGTGCGACCTTAATGCTAAATTCGGGAGTCCCCTTAAAAGTAGCCTCACAAATCCTCGGGCATAGCACCATTGGAATTACTGCCGATCTCTATACTCACGTAATCGACAACATGAAGAAAGATGCCGCCATCAAAGTAGGTAGCGAAATCTTCGGAAACAACACAACAAACAGTGACAATTCTACACCTAAATGA
- a CDS encoding helix-turn-helix domain-containing protein has translation MDHLTQDEPDYKAIGVRLKEVRGTLSQKAFGESIGYSYSYVKDCEHGKKQSLEYLFKVSAIYNVSLEWLLKGTVVIDAAAQKVETFFDPDLKRMIDVLKSIMESDNPHMRSWAIVQFETAFKEHCAAVEEKKIHA, from the coding sequence ATGGATCATCTTACACAAGATGAACCAGATTACAAGGCAATAGGTGTCCGCCTGAAAGAAGTCCGTGGCACACTATCGCAGAAAGCATTTGGCGAGTCAATCGGCTATAGTTATAGTTACGTAAAAGACTGTGAACATGGCAAAAAACAAAGCCTGGAATATTTATTTAAAGTATCTGCTATCTATAATGTTTCTTTGGAATGGCTTTTAAAAGGAACAGTGGTTATAGACGCTGCAGCGCAAAAAGTCGAGACCTTTTTTGACCCCGACTTAAAGCGAATGATAGATGTTCTAAAATCAATTATGGAGAGCGACAACCCACACATGCGCAGCTGGGCGATCGTCCAATTTGAAACCGCCTTTAAAGAACATTGCGCTGCGGTAGAAGAAAAAAAAATTCATGCATGA
- a CDS encoding response regulator, producing the protein MNQTTNGRILIVDDDEAYLASLRRIMRGHFDVVTTKDPVQALKIFEFQGPFAVVISDYRMPFMNGIELFSRIQNLDKQVQRIMLTGHAELQMAIDAINHGKINAFLTKPIPATSIRSIVIDSIQAYNQNQGSHSRQASNGESPAAYRLPKSTINPQVVWEKTRKNGKTRKPSENKGWRVFFYLWAYASSLGKNKGS; encoded by the coding sequence ATGAATCAGACAACTAATGGACGAATCTTGATTGTCGATGATGATGAAGCCTATCTGGCATCATTACGGCGGATTATGCGCGGTCATTTCGATGTAGTAACCACCAAAGATCCTGTTCAGGCTTTAAAGATCTTTGAGTTCCAAGGCCCCTTTGCCGTCGTTATTTCTGATTACCGCATGCCTTTTATGAACGGCATTGAGCTTTTTTCCCGCATTCAGAACCTGGACAAGCAGGTTCAGCGAATTATGCTGACCGGACACGCCGAGCTGCAAATGGCTATTGACGCGATAAATCACGGCAAGATCAACGCCTTTTTAACCAAGCCGATCCCAGCTACGTCCATCCGCTCCATTGTCATTGATTCCATTCAAGCCTATAATCAAAACCAAGGCAGTCATTCCCGGCAGGCAAGCAACGGCGAAAGTCCGGCTGCCTATCGCTTGCCCAAAAGCACTATAAACCCTCAAGTAGTATGGGAAAAAACGAGAAAAAACGGGAAAACCCGAAAGCCTAGTGAGAATAAGGGCTGGCGGGTCTTTTTTTATTTGTGGGCTTACGCATCTAGTTTGGGAAAAAATAAAGGGTCGTAG
- a CDS encoding ATP-binding protein yields the protein VSGRDLLEVVEDRFGYRSTVISGQLPVREWHGLFEDSTIADAVLDRLVHNSYRFELSGPSKRNPNEP from the coding sequence GGTCTCCGGACGGGACTTGCTTGAAGTGGTGGAAGACAGATTTGGATATCGATCCACCGTCATCTCCGGGCAACTTCCGGTCCGAGAGTGGCATGGGCTGTTTGAAGACAGTACAATTGCCGATGCCGTGCTTGATCGGCTCGTTCACAACTCCTATCGTTTCGAACTTTCCGGGCCATCGAAGCGTAACCCGAATGAGCCCTAG